From Carassius auratus strain Wakin unplaced genomic scaffold, ASM336829v1 scaf_tig00045149, whole genome shotgun sequence:
GTAGAACATTATTcatataaacagtatatatagAGAATATTAACTTTTATACAGTAGTGAATAGTAAAATTTTGTTCCCATTACAAAAAACAAGTTTCTTTCACCTGCACTGGATGTCCTGTCACAGCAATGTCACCATAATTCatcagaataaatgaaaaattaccACCTGAAATTAAAACCACTTGAAACGATGTTTCCTgcaaaaattaaaagataaacacTTTAAGCTTATCAATCTATTGTTGTTTTCTTGGTTGCTGTCTTTATGGTCTACTGTATTCATTTGACCAAGTATTCAGAAAATGAatcatgaataaagtaaaaactgtTATAGTTATGAAGAGCATCAATCTTACTGTGTTGATTAAGTTGAAGTAAGCAACTTTATTCCACGTTGCAACTAAGACCCAAGAAGCAATGAAGTTCAGATTTGGGAACTGTGTGTTTATATCCTGAGTGGCACGTGTGAGGACATTTCCGCTGGTGTACTGATGATATGAAACTACACCTCTCGCACTGTTGTCAAGGTTTGTCCAGAGACCAGCAATTACATCTTGACTTCCTCTAGCAGGGAATGAGTAGGGGACAAATTGTGATGAAGGCTGGTTGAATGTGAGGTGTCCATTATTATTAACCTGCAACATGAGAAATATTGTcaaaatcactgatcacagatgaGTTCACAAAGCATTTACCAGTCACATTTAGACTCGGATGGA
This genomic window contains:
- the LOC113087724 gene encoding sushi, nidogen and EGF-like domain-containing protein 1 — translated: RTYQQIYVNNNGHLTFNQPSSQFVPYSFPARGSQDVIAGLWTNLDNSARGVVSYHQYTSGNVLTRATQDINTQFPNLNFIASWVLVATWNKVAYFNLINTETSFQVVLISGGNFSFILMNYGDIAVTGHPVQAGYDTINSTHYFVIPGSINGSFISNLRNSSNVDVPGRWVFRVDGGLGNMFVWLV